In Ailuropoda melanoleuca isolate Jingjing unplaced genomic scaffold, ASM200744v2 unplaced-scaffold8748, whole genome shotgun sequence, the genomic stretch CTAacgaacaacagaaatttgttgtcAGATTTCTGGATCTTAGAGGTCCAAAATCAAGTTACTGGCAATactgtgctccctctgaaggctctagggaagaatcttttCTTGCGTCTACTTTCCTTGGTGTCCTGGGCTTCTAGCTGTATCACTCTtacctctgcctccatcttcacaggactttctctgtgtctctgtgtgtcctttttcgtctcttataaggacactctcattgcatttagggcccaccctaatccagtaggaTTTCTTCTCAATCCTTAATTAATCTGCAAAAACCGTACTTCCAAGTGAGGTCATATTCTGAAGTTCTGAATCGACTTGAATTTGGGGTAGGACACTATTGAACCCAGCACAGTCACTATGCCTAGAGAATACTTTACTTTTAAAGCTGCTGTCTGTTTACACTGGGGCGTAGGCAGGACTGTGATGATTATCTCAGTTCAGCAAAGTGCATTTTACATGAGAATTTTAGGAGTCTATAGGCAAAACGGTAATCACGGATTTCATTCTTAAGAGCTGGCAGCTGCAAGAAGAGCGGCTGCAGCTACGTCGTGTACAAGAGGAGATGCGTGAGATGCAGGAAAAGACGGATGAATGGAGAGTTTGAAGAATGAGTTAAGGAACCAAGAACTAACGTTGGAACGTATAGAAATGGAGAAGCTAGACTTGGCTCAGAAGCTCCATGAAAATTATGAGGAAATGAAATCCataaccaaagaaagaaatgatctaAAGGAATTACAGGAATCatttgaaatagagagagagaaacttaaaggATACGTAAGAGAAATCGAAGTTACAGTAagttatttcccttttctttcatctattaTATGTTTCTTTAGAACGGAGCTAATTGGAAAAGGGGGAGGCAATGTTGGGATGATGTGTTTATCATATTCTTTAAATTCCACTTGCTAATAAAGGGTCTagaaacaaaagaactaaaaattgcTCGCGTGCATCTTAAAGAACAACAAGAAACTATTGACGAACtaagaaaaaacatttctgagAAGACAGCTCAAATAATAAACATTCAGAAGGACTTAGATAAA encodes the following:
- the LOC117800894 gene encoding centromere-associated protein E-like codes for the protein MESLKNELRNQELTLERIEMEKLDLAQKLHENYEEMKSITKERNDLKELQESFEIEREKLKGYVREIEVTGLETKELKIARVHLKEQQETIDELRKNISEKTAQIINIQKDLDKSNTELQEKIPLLREEQELLPNVKDISDTRGTVDEVELLEKQSKTKDSMTPARIERIKLTEKVPDSHEETKYLTEERDSLQTIKEAVQVGQDQLQEDXARRH